The sequence below is a genomic window from Ciceribacter thiooxidans.
GGAACCCGCATGATCGAACACCGCGCATTTTTCGGCGACGGGGAAAAGGTCTTCGCCTTCCCGACCCTCGAAATCATCCGGGAGCTTGAAGCCGCGACCGGCCACGGCATCGGCGCACTTCATCGCCGCTTCCACTTCGAAGACTTCAGCCTGTCCGACATTGAACACGTCATCCGGCTTGGCCTGATCGGCGGCGGCACCCCGCCCGCCGACGCCGCCCGCCTTGTCACCATTTACCTTGTCGGTCGCCCGTTGCGCGAAACCCTGGACCTCGCCAGCGACGTGATTTCTGTCCTGTTCTACGGCAACGAACCCGACGACACGACCGACCAGACAACCGACGCCGTCAAGGATGCCGCCAAGACCGGCGACCTCGCCGCCGCGATCAACGCAGCGTATCGGGACGTGGCCGAATGAGCGAAGCCGCCGCCCTCCCGGAAGTCGAAAACCGCGAAATCAAAGCGGAAGTCTCGATTGACGACACCGGCACCGTGACCGGCATCGCGTGGCCGTTCGGTAAGCCGGACAGCATCGGCGATCTTATCGAGCCGTCCGCTTTCAACTTCGCACCGGAAGTCCCGATGCTCATGGAGCATGACGGGCGGAAGGTTGTCGGCATCTGGAATTCCTATGCCGTCACGGACAAGGGCCTTGAGGTGAAGGGCCGCTTGTTTGTCGAAGGCGTGGACCCCGCCAAGCAGGCCCGCCGCCACATGAAGGCGGGCGTCATGTCTGGCCTGTCCATCGGCTACCGGCTCCACGAACACAAAGCCCGACCTGAAGGCGGGCGCGTTCTGACCAGCCTGACCATCACCGAAATCAGCCTTTGCCGCCGCCCGGTCCACCCGGACGCTCGGACCATCGAAGTCAAATCCATCATTGAAGGAAACAGTATGGAAAACGAACTGCAGAACGAGCCGGAACAGAAGTCCGACCCGGTTGTGAGCGCCGACGAAATCAAGGCCCTCAAGGACGAAATCGCCACCATCAAGGCGAAGATGAACCGCCGCCCCGTTGCCGCCAACAACAATCACCCGGACGCCAGCAACGACAACGACGAGCGCAAGGCGTTCGTTTCCTATCTTCGCCGTGGCGTCGAACGCATCGCCCCGGAAGAAGCCAAGGCACTCACCGTCTCGACCGACGCTAACGGCGGATACCTGGCACCGGAAGAATTCGGCAGCGAACTGATCAAGTTGCTGAACGAATATTCGCCGATCCGCAACTATGCCCGCGTTGTCAGCATCTCTTCGCCGTCGATCAAGTATCCGCGCCGCGTGACCGGCACCGCCGCAACGTGGGTGGATGAAACCAGCGCGCGCACCGCTTCCGGCATGACCTTCGAACAGGTCACGTTGACCCCGTTCGAACTGGCGACCTTCACCGACGTTTCGAACCAGCTTCTCGAAGACAACGCCTATGGCCTTGAGGGCGAACTTCTCGCCGACTTCGCCGAAAGCTTTGGCAGGACGGAGGGCGTTGCCTTTGTGAAGGGCACGGGCGTCGGCCAGCCGAACGGCATCATGACGGCGACCGGCATCAAGGAAGTGAAGACCGGCCTTGCCGCCGCCTTCCCGGCCACGAACCCGGCTGACGTGATCATCGGCATGTATCACCAGATCGCCACGTCGCACGCTCAGAACGGCGCATGGCTCATGAACCGCAACACCCTGTCCGTCATCCGGCAGTGGAAGGACAGCACGGGCCGCTATCTCGTTCTCGACCCGATCACCGCAGGCGGCGTCATGACCCTGCTTGGCCGTCCGATTGTCGAAATGCCCGACATGGACGACATCGGCGCTGGCAAGTTCCCGATCCTGTTCGGCGACCTGTCCGGGTATCGCATCATCGACCGCGTGGGCCTTTCGACCCTTCGCGACCCCTACAGCCTCGCCGCAAACGGACAGGTCCGCTTCCATGCGCGCAAGCGCGTCGGCGCTGACCTGACGCATCCCGACCGTTTCGTGAAGCTGAAGGTTTCGGCCTAAGCCATGAACAAGCGGCGCGCATACGAAGAGGTTACGATTGTGCACGGCGACCACGCCGTGACGCTTCGCCCTTCCTTGCGCGCCGCCACCATCCTTGAAGAGCGTCACGGCCTCCCGAACCTGTTCCGGGCGCTGGACGATCTCAGCCTTACGATCATTTCCGAAATCATTCTGGTATC
It includes:
- a CDS encoding phage major capsid protein is translated as MSEAAALPEVENREIKAEVSIDDTGTVTGIAWPFGKPDSIGDLIEPSAFNFAPEVPMLMEHDGRKVVGIWNSYAVTDKGLEVKGRLFVEGVDPAKQARRHMKAGVMSGLSIGYRLHEHKARPEGGRVLTSLTITEISLCRRPVHPDARTIEVKSIIEGNSMENELQNEPEQKSDPVVSADEIKALKDEIATIKAKMNRRPVAANNNHPDASNDNDERKAFVSYLRRGVERIAPEEAKALTVSTDANGGYLAPEEFGSELIKLLNEYSPIRNYARVVSISSPSIKYPRRVTGTAATWVDETSARTASGMTFEQVTLTPFELATFTDVSNQLLEDNAYGLEGELLADFAESFGRTEGVAFVKGTGVGQPNGIMTATGIKEVKTGLAAAFPATNPADVIIGMYHQIATSHAQNGAWLMNRNTLSVIRQWKDSTGRYLVLDPITAGGVMTLLGRPIVEMPDMDDIGAGKFPILFGDLSGYRIIDRVGLSTLRDPYSLAANGQVRFHARKRVGADLTHPDRFVKLKVSA
- a CDS encoding gene transfer agent family protein is translated as MIEHRAFFGDGEKVFAFPTLEIIRELEAATGHGIGALHRRFHFEDFSLSDIEHVIRLGLIGGGTPPADAARLVTIYLVGRPLRETLDLASDVISVLFYGNEPDDTTDQTTDAVKDAAKTGDLAAAINAAYRDVAE